A window of the Pristiophorus japonicus isolate sPriJap1 chromosome 13, sPriJap1.hap1, whole genome shotgun sequence genome harbors these coding sequences:
- the cdh15 gene encoding cadherin-15 yields the protein MCRHSIGFPAPWAARQLSVNWCPRAAASHTRSHSAFLWGFLSLSPMIRLSSIGMWAQICLILLAVVALLQVASAQEPLSESVPVLYPWRLKSGVEGLTRVKRAWVIPPIAVSENSRKIPYQLVQIKSDKLPSKVIYSIKGPGVDEEPKGIFTIDPDTGLVFLTTVLDREEKSSYKIKAYAVGDTGAPLEEPTDLEIIVIDQNDNRPIFDQQYFIGHVLEGSAPGTRVMRVTASDADDPQTDNAALGYSIVGDGRGIFRIDPVTGEIRTVGVGLDRENISVYNLTLQVADLSGEGLSTTATAVIFIDDINDNAPEFVATEFTAEVSEDMVGAEIGKVSVEDKDQPGTSNWLVNYTIVGGNDHGLFSIRTEPQTNTGILFVEKSLDYEKAEKHVLTVEAKNQQEVSPGAPQTLLSSAKVIVTVTDVNEAPRFVEDPRELSVPEGLRAGSILTVYTVTDPDTKQRQNISYGIQYDPADWLLVDEITGEIVVRQDIERRSPFLRNHRYTAVITATDDGEPPHTVTGTLEIHVTEVNDFPPVLYPRLGFMCSQSDTDGGLLLWALDADLEPHAAPFHFEIVPDDSEYPQNWTLRLLNDTHAELGALHALSEGTYSLQIRVSDSGEPSLSQEHTLNVTVCYCSTRGDCTGGIAAMVGTRVGLGFGALMVILASVLLLLLLILLVAVTECLHRRLHHKGLLAASQDDIRDNILNYDEQGGGEEDQDAYNIDQLRNPNEVLPQTPSRGKQPIRRDAPFNYGQPHYPRKPPTDPNDIKDFIDEGLDAADNDPNAPPYDTALIYDYEGEGSLAETLSTITSRASDSDQDYDYLSDWGPRFKKLADMYGDH from the exons GTTGCCAGTGCTCAGGAGCCGCTGTCAGAGAGTGTCCCGGTTCTGTATCCGTGGAGACTGAAGTCAGGAGTCGAAGGGTTAACAAGAGTTAAACGGGCCTGGGTCATCCCTCCTATCGCAGTCTCCGAGAACAGCAGAAAGATCCCATACCAACTGGTTCAG ATTAAATCAGACAAGCTTCCCAGCAAGGTGATCTACAGCATTAAAGGACCAGGAGTCGATGAAGAGCCAAAGGGAATCTTCACTATCGACCCTGACACGGGACTTGTCTTCCTGACCACAGTGCTAGACCGCGAGGAGAAGAGCAGTTACAAG ATCAAAGCTTACGCAGTCGGTGACACTGGCGCTCCACTGGAAGAACCCACAGATCTGGAGATCATCGTTATCGACCAGAATGACAACAGACCCATCTTTGACCAGCAGTATTTCATCGGACATGTCCTTGAGGGTTCAGCTCCAG GCACGCGGGTAATGCGAGTGACCGCCTCCGATGCTGATGATCCTCAGACCGACAATGCTGCCCTGGGCTACTCAATAGTGGGTGATGGAAGAGGAATTTTCCGAATCGATCCCGTGACAGGAGAGATCCGTACAGTCGGAGTGGGCCTGGATCGGGAG AATATTTCCGTGTACAATCTGACTCTGCAAGTGGCAGATCTCTCAGGCGAAGGACTTTCCACCACTGCCACCGCCGTCATCTTCATCGATGACATCAATGACAATGCTCCAGAGTTTGTTGCCACTGAG TTCACTGCTGAAGTGTCAGAGGACATGGTGGGAGCAGAGATCGGCAAAGTCAGCGTGGAGGACAAGGATCAACCTGGGACGTCCAACTGGTTGGTGAACTACACGATCGTTGGCGGCAATGACCATGGACTCTTCAGCATCCGGACTGAGCCGCAAACCAACACAGGCATCCTATTCGTTGAAAAA AGTCTGGATTATGAAAAGGCCGAGAAACACGTACTGACTGTAGAAGCCAAGAACCAGCAGGAGGTCAGTCCCGGAGCACCACAAACTCTCCTCTCCTCGGCTAAGGTCATCGTGACAGTGACCGACGTGAATGAAGCCCCCCGCTTTGTGGAAGACCCTCGAGAGCTGAGTGTGCCGGAAGGTTTGAGAGCCGGGAGCATTCTGACCGTCTACACAGTCACTGACCCCGACACAAAGCAACGGCAGAATATCAG TTACGGGATCCAGTATGACCCGGCCGATTGGCTGCTGGTTGATGAGATCACCGGGGAGATCGTTGTCCGGCAGGATATTGAGCGCAGATCACCATTCCTCCGCAACCATCGCTACACCGCCGTCATCACCGCCACGGACGACG GCGAACCGCCGCACACCGTGACAGGGACCCTGGAGATTCATGTTACTgaggtgaacgatttcccccccgTCCTGTACCCGCGTCTCGGCTTCATGTGTAGTCAGTCGGACACTGATGGCGGGCTCCTCCTCTGGGCTCTCGATGCTGACCTGGAGCCTCATGCTGCGCCCTTTCATTTCGAGATTGTTCCTGATGATTCCGAGTATCCACAGAACTGGACACTCAGACTCCTCAACG ATACACACGCTGAGCTGGGAgcgctgcacgctctcagcgagggAACCTACAGCCTGCAGATTCGGGTCAGTGACTCGGGAGAGCCAAGTCTGAGCCAGGAGCACACCCTGAACGTGACCGTGTGTTACTGCAGCACGAGAGGGGATTGTACCGGAGGGATAGCGGCGATGGTCGGGACCCGTGTGGGGCTGGGCTTCGGAGCCTTGATGGTGATTCTCGCCAGCGTCCTCCTCTTACTGC TTCTCATCCTGCTGGTTGCGGTTACTGAGTGTCTCCACCGCCGACTCCACCACAAGGGACTCCTGGCGGCTTCCCAAGATGACATTCGGGACAACATTTTAAACTATGACGAgcagggaggaggagaagaagatcAG GATGCCTATAACATTGACCAGTTAAGGAACCCAAATGAAGTGCTGCCCCAAACCCCAAGCAGAGGAAAACAACCAATCAGGAGAGACGCTCCCTTCAACTATGGGCAGCCGCACTATCCCAGGAAACCCCCGACTGACCCCAATGACATCAAGGATTTCATCGATGAG GGATTGGACGCGGCTGACAATGACCCGAATGCCCCGCCGTACGACACTGCTCTGATCTATGACTATGAGGGCGAGGGCTCTCTGGCTGAGACACTGAGCACCATCACATCCAGGGCTTCGGACTCGGACCAGGATTACGACTATCTCAGTGATTGGGGCCCTCGCTTCAAGAAGCTGGCGGACATGTATGGCGATCACTAA